The Oncorhynchus clarkii lewisi isolate Uvic-CL-2024 chromosome 8, UVic_Ocla_1.0, whole genome shotgun sequence nucleotide sequence actcctctccctaaccccaccgctcctctccctaaccccaccgctcctctccctaacctcatcctcgctcctctccctaacctcatcctcactcctctccctaacctcatcctcactcctctccctaaccccatcctcactcctctccctaaccccatcctcactcctctccctaaccccatcctcactcctctccctaacctcatcgctcctctccctaaccccatcgctcctctccctaaccccatcgctcctctccctatcactcctctccctaaccccatcactcctctccctaacctcatcactcctctccctaacctcatcctcactcctctccctaaccccaccgctcctctccctaaccccaccgctcctctccctaacctcatcctcactcctctccctaacctcctcctcactcctctccctaacctcatcctcactcctctccctaaccccatcactcctctccctaacctcaccctcactcctctccctaacaccatcactcctctccctaacctcatcactcctctccctaacctcatcactcctctccctaaccccatcactcctcttccctaacctcatcctcactcctctccctaagcCCATCACTCcgctccctaacctcatcctcactcctctccctaacctcatccgcactcctctccctaaccccatcactcctctccctaacctcatcctcactcctctccctaacctcaccatcactcctctccctaacctcatcctcactcctctccctaacctcatcctcactcctctccctaacctcatcctcactcctctccctaacctcatcctcactcctctccctaaccccatcactcctctccctaaccccatcactccccTCCCCAACCCCTTCACTCCCCTCCCCAacctcatcactcctctccccaacctcatcactcccctccccaacctcatcactcctctccctaacccaatcactcctctccctaaccccatcactcctctccctaaccccatcactcctctccctaacctcatcactcctctccctaaccccatcactcctctccctaacctcatcctcactcctctccctaagcccatcactcctctccctaacctcatcctcactcctctccctaacctcatcctcactcctctccctaacctcatcctcactcctctccctaacctcatcctcactcctctccctaacctcatccgcactcctctccctaacctcatccgcactcctctccctaacctcatccgcactcctctctctaaccccatcactcctctccctaaccccatcactcctctccctaaccccatcactcctctccctaacctcatcactcctctccctaacctcatcactcctctccctaaccccatcactcccctccccaaccccatcactcctctccctaaccccatcactcctctccctaacctcatccgcactcctctccctaacctcatccgcactcctctccctaactcctctccctaacctcatcctcactcctctccctaacctcaccatcactcctctccctaacctcaccatcactcctctccctaaccccatcactcctctccctaaccccatcactcctctccctaacctcatcactcctctccctaacctcatcctcactcctctcccaaACCCCATCacccctctccctaacctcatcctcactcctctccctaacctcatcctcactcctctccttaaCCTCATCCCCCTaaccccatcctcactcctctccctaaccccatcactcctctccctaacctcatcctcactcctctccctaacctcatcctcactcctctccctaacctcatcctcactcctctccctaaccccatcactcctctccctaaccccaccactcctctccctaaccccaccactcctctccctaaccccatcactcctctccctaaccccatcactcctctccctaaccccatcctcactcctctccctaaccccatcctcactcctctccctaacctcatcctcactcctctccctaacctcatcctcactcctctccctaaccccatcctcactcctctccctaaccccatcctcactcctctccctaacctcatcctcactcctctccctaaccccatcctcactcctctccctaaccccatcctcactcctctccctaaccccatcctcactcctctccctaaccccatcctcactcctctccctaacctcatcctcactcctctccctaacctcatcctcacgcctctccctaaccccatcctcactcctctccccatcctcactcctctccctaaccccatcctcactcctctccctaaccccatcactcctctccctaacctcatcctcacgcctctccctaacctcatcctcacgcctctccctaaccccatcctcactcctctccctaacctcatcctcacgcctctccctaacctcatcctcactcctctccctaacctcatcctcactcctctccctaaccccatcctcactcctctccataaccccatcctcactcctctccataaccccatcctcactcctctccctaaccccatcctcactcctctccctaaccccatcactcctctcatcctcactcctctccctaacctcatcctcactcctctccctaacctcatcctcactcctctccctaaccccatcactcctctccctaacctcatcctcactcctctccctaacctcatcctcactccccCACACCTCATCCACCCTCCCCCCACACCTCATCCACCCTCCCCCCCacacctcatcctcactcctcccccacacctcatcctcactcctcccccactcctctccctaacctcatcctcacttcCCCCCACTTCTCTCCCCCACACCCCATCACTCCTCCCCCCTCACACCCCATCGCTCCTCTCCCCTCACACCCCATCGCTCCTCTCCCCTCACACCCCATCGCTCCTCTCCCCTCACACCCCATCGCTCCTCTCCCCTCACACCCCATCGCTCCTCCCCCCTCACACCCCATCGCTTCTCTCCCCTCGCACCCCATCACTCCTCCCCCTCGCACCCCATCACTCCTCCCCCTCGCACCCCATCACTCCTCCCCCTCGCACCCCATCACCCCCCCCCGCACCCCATCACTCCTACCCCTCGCACCCCATCACCCCCCCCGCACCCCATCACTCTTCTCCCCTCGCACCCCATCACTcctccccccacacaccccaTCACTCCTCCCCCCTCACACCCCATCACTCCATCTCGCCTCCTCTTtctcaccccaccccctctcctcctctttctcaaccatcccccccccatctctcctcctctttctcaaccatccccccccatctctcctcctcaccccaccccctctcctcctcaccccaccccctctcctcctctttctcaacccacccccccccccccccatctctcctcctcaccccaccccgtctcctcacctccatctctcctcctctctggaaAAACCAGTTCTATTCCAGTTTCTTGGGGTTGTTGACAGCTACATAGTGATATAGAACCACCAGCAGGAACAGAGACACACCCAACATGTTGGCAAAGATGGCCAGCTGCACGTCAGTCACCATTCTGGAGGGGGGGCAGAAACATACATAATATCACCattctggaggggggggggggtagaaacaTACATAATATCACCattctggagggggggggggggcagaaacaTACATAATATCACCAttctggaggggggggggcagaaacaTACATAATATCACCATtctggagggggggggcagaaacATACATAATATCACCAttctggaggggggggggcagaaacaTACATAATATCACCattctggaggggggggggggcagaaacaTACATAATATCACCattctggagggggggggggcagaaacaTACATAATATCACCAttctggaggggggaggggcagaAACACACACCATCATTCTGGAGCGGGGGAGAAACACACACTATACCACCAtgttttaaccaggtaggccagttgagaacaagctctcaattacaactgcgaccgggccaagataaagcagagcactgcgacacagagttacacataaatgtacagtcaataacacaatagataaatatatatacagtgtgtgcaaatgtagaagagtaaagaggtaagacaataaaaaggccatagtggtgaaagaattacaatttaacattaacactggagtgattgatgtgcagatgaggtgcaagtagagatactggggtgaaaaagagcaagagggtaagtaataatattgggatgaggtagtctggtgtgctatttacagatggactatgtacaggcacagtgatcagtaagctgctctgacagctggtgcttaaagctagtgagggagatataagtctccagcttcagtgattttttgcaatgcgttccagtcattggcagcagagaactgggaggAAAGGCAGCCataggaagtgttggctttgggggtgaccagtgaaatatacttgctggagcgcatgctacgggtgggtgttgctatggtgaccagcaagctgagataagacgggggctttacctagcaaagacttatagatgacctggagccagtgggtttggcgacgagtataaagcgagggccagccaatgagagcgtacaggtcgcagtggtgggtagtatatggggctttggtgacaaaacggatggcactgtgatagactgcatccaatttgctgagaagagtgttggaggctattttgtaaatgacatcgccaaagtcgaggatcggtaggataatccattttacgagggtatgtttggcagcatgagtgaaggaggctttgttgcgaaataggaagccgattctagatttaattttggattggagatgcttaatgtgagtctggaaggagagtttacagcctaACCAGAcagctaggtatttgtagttgtccacatattctaagtcagaaccgtccagagtagtgatactagacgGACAagagggtgcgggcagcgatcagttgaagagcatgcatttaaaagcagttggaggccacggaaggagtgttatgGCGTTGAAGCTAGTTTGGAGgtatgttagcacagtgtccaaagaagggccagatgtatacagaatggtgtcgtctgcgtagaggtggatcagggaatcaccagcagcaagatcgacatcattgatatatacagagaaaatagtcggcctgagaattgaaacCTGTTgcccccccatagagactgccagaggtccggacaacaggccctccgatttgacacactgaactctatcagagaagtagttggtgaaccaggcgaggcagtcatttgagaagccaaggctattgagtctgtcgataagaatgctgtgattgacagagttgaaagccttggccaggttgatgaagacggctgcacagtactgtcttttatcgatggcggttattatatcgtttaggaccttgagcgtggctgaggtgcacccatcaccaactctgaaaccagattgcatagtggagaaggtaacgtgggattcgaaatggtgggcgatctgtttgttaacttgcctttcgaagattttagaaaggccgggcaggatggatataggatggattctgacgggatgaggtcaatatccttccaggatcgattagaaaggcctgctcgctgaagtgttttagggagcgtttgacagtgataagGGGTGGTCGTTttaccgcggacccattacgcacgcaggcaatgaggcagtgatcgctgagatcctggttgaagacagcagaggtgtatttagagggcatgttggtcaggatgatatctaagagggaaCCCATGGTTACAGAttaagggttgtacctggtaggttccttgatcatttgtgtgagattgagggcatctagcttagattgtagcatggccggggtgttaagcatgtcccagtttaggtcacctaacagtacgaactctgaagatggaTGAGGggtgatcaattcacatatggtgtccagggcagagctgagggctgaagggggtctataacaagtggcaacagtgagagacttgtttctgcaaaggtggatttttaaaagtagaagcttgaattgtttgggcacagagcTGGATAGTGtgagaactctgcaggctaactccaccccctttggcagttctaactTGTCGGTAAATATTATAGTTTGGGATggaatttcaggatttttggtggccttcctaa carries:
- the LOC139415455 gene encoding dolichyl-diphosphooligosaccharide--protein glycosyltransferase subunit 4 produces the protein MVTDVQLAIFANMLGVSLFLLVVLYHYVAVNNPKKLE